A genomic window from Osmia bicornis bicornis chromosome 4, iOsmBic2.1, whole genome shotgun sequence includes:
- the LOC114874766 gene encoding UDP-glucosyltransferase 2-like, whose product MKLNVAVVLCVVCAVCVLEETRGARILAVVPTPSYSHQIPYRKLWTELHKRGHDVVLVTANPIANMTTKNFTQIDISSSYKDLQALNFLKLRFEGVSWITFAESYLFDLSYTFAESVLNNTEVRRLCAPGSKEKFDVVLTELLYMHSVPALAYRFDAPLIGLSSLGLVAIQEHDLGGFILPSHEYTWEMEANTGPNLSFWRRLWNYVSLWRITYSMYRDIPRHQEMAEHYLGMRLPPLTDITRNASLLFVNQADALTPARPKLPNMITFTSFHVNENPAPLPKDLQRFLAEAKEGFIYFSLGSNARSADIPMAVQQVFFDVFAKLPYKVVWKYENDLPVKLDNVYASKWLPQQSILAHPNIKLFIYQGGLQSTEEAVNFAVPLLGFPILADQDYQVARIDTLRVGKRMEILTVTREELDGAIREIITNKEYKERMIHLRDLIRDNPYDLIDNLVWWTEYVIRHKGAPHLRSTLAGQPWYQRYDIDVVMFLTIVVFVIASKLVNIVATLAVHLYKRFLSSAVQKQKKS is encoded by the exons ATGAAGTTGAACGTTGCGGTCGTACTGTGCGTCGTCTGCGCGGTGTGCGTTCTCGAGGAGACTCGCGGCGCCAGAATCTTGGCGGTGGTCCCGACGCCATCGTACAGCCACCAGATCCCGTACAGAAAATTATGGACAGAATTGCACAAACGTGGCCACGACGTGGTGCTCGTTACGGCGAATCCGATCGCCAACATGACCACGAAGAATTTTACTCAAATCGACATAAGCAGTAGTTACAAAGATCTGCAAGCCCTCAACTTCTTGAAACTCCGATTCGAAGGAGTAAGCTGGATAACGTTCGCGGAGAGTTATTTATTCGACTTGAGCTATACTTTCGCTGAATCTGTTCTAAACAATACGGAGGTGCGACGATTGTGCGCGCCTGGCAGTAAAGAAAAGTTTGACGTTGTTTTGACGGAGCTACTGTACATGCATTCGGTGCCTGCCTTAGCTTACAGATTCGACGCTCCTCTCATAG GATTAAGTTCGTTAGGACTCGTTGCCATCCAGGAACATGATCTCGGAGGATTCATATTGCCTTCTCACGAGTACACTTGGGAGATGGAAGCAAACACCGGTCCGAACTTATCATTTTGGAGGAGGTTGTGGAATTACGTATCCTTGTGGCGAATAACATACTCGATGTACCGCGATATTCCTCGCCATCAAGAGATGGCCGAACATTACCTCGGTATGCGTCTACCTCCGCTGACTGACATTACGAGAAATGCTAGTCTTCTATTCGTCAATCAGGCGGATGCTTTGACGCCAGCTCGTCCGAAGTTACCGAACATGATCACCTTCACTTCTTTCCACGTCAATGAAAATCCTGCCCCTCTGCCGAAG GACCTGCAGCGTTTCTTAGCCGAAGCGAAGGAAGGATTCATCTACTTCAGTCTCGGTAGCAACGCGAGAAGTGCAGACATACCGATGGCGGTTCAACAGGTTTTCTTCGACGTGTTCGCGAAATTGCCGTACAAAGTCGTGTGGAAGTACGAGAACGACTTACCGGTGAAACTCGACAACGTATACGCCTCGAAGTGGTTACCTCAACAAAGTATTCTCG CTCATCCGAACATCAAGCTGTTCATATACCAGGGTGGATTACAAAGTACGGAAGAAGCTGTGAATTTTGCTGTCCCGCTATTGGGCTTCCCGATTCTTGCTGATCAAGATTATCAAGTAGCCAGGATAGATACTCTTCGCGTTGGAAAACGTATGGAAATTCTAACAGTCACGAGGGAAGAATTGGACGGCGCCATTAGGGAGATTATCACTAATAAAGA GTACAAGGAGAGAATGATTCACCTTCGGGATCTCATTAGAGATAATCCATACGATTTAATAGACAATCTCGTTTGGTGGACAGAGTATGTGATTCGACACAAGGGTGCACCTCATCTTCGTTCAACTTTAGCCGGGCAGCCTTGGTACCAGCGTTACGACATAGACGTAGTGATGTTTTTAACGatcgttgtatttgtgatcgCATCGAAATTGGTGAACATTGTCGCTACACTTGCAGTGCATCTTTACAAACGATTTTTGAGCTCTGCGGTGCAGAAGCAAAAGAAAAGTTAA